The following DNA comes from Nitrospirota bacterium.
CGGAATCGATTATGCGGAAGGTGATCGTCGTCGGCTCCGCGAACGTGGACTATACGGTTGCGGTCGACCGTCTGCCCGCGGCCGGAGAAACGGTCTTGGGGCGGGAATTTTATCAATCCTTCGGCGGCAAGGGAGCGAACCAAGCCGTCGCCGCCAGGAAAGCGGGGGCGGACGTCTTTTTTCTCACCAAACTGGGGAACGACGCCAACGGCAAGCTGCTGGAGCGCCACCTGACCGGGTTGGGAATCCCCGGTGCGGGGTTGTTGCGTGATCCCTCGACGCCGACCGGCGTGGCGTTGATCGTGGTCGATCGCTCGGGCATGAACCAGATCGCCGTCGCGCCCGGCAGCAACCGGATGCTGACGGTCGAGGAGGTCGATCGCGCCTCGACGCTCGTGGCGGGCGGCCGCGCGCTGCTGGTTCAGCTCGAATTGCCGTTGGCCGCCGTGGCGGAAGCCCTGACGCTGGCCAAACGTCACCGCCTGACGACGATTCTGAATCCCGCGCCGGCCGTTCCCCTTTCGTCGGACGTGCTCAAGTTGGTGGACGTGTTGACCCCGAACGAAGGGGAAGCCCGGGCCTTGACCGGTCAGGATGATCCGGCCGAAGCGGCGCAGATTCTATTGGCGCGCGGCGCGCGGCGCGTCATCATCACGCTCGGCTCACGCGGCGCGTGGTTGAGGGACGCGAAGACCGACAAGGCGTTTCCCTCCTTTCCGGTGGAGGCGGTGGATTCGACCGGAGCCGGCGACGCGTTCAACGGCGCGTTGGCCTGCGCCTTGGCCGAAGGGCGACCCTTGGAAGAGGCGATCGTCTTCGCCAATGCCGCCGGCGCGCTGACCGCGACCCGGCGCGGCGCCCAGGACGCCCTTCCTGCGCGGCGCGAAATCGACGAACTCTGCCGCACCTCGATCCCAGGGGCGTGAGCGACGGCTTGCGCTCGGGGAAGCGATTTCCTACCATCGAAGCATGGACGCCGACCGGCTCAGTCTCCTGTATCGACGGGACTTCTTGGTTCGCACGGGGTGCGCGCTCGGCGCCGCCGTGCTGGGCGCGCACCTGCCCCGGGCCCGCAGTCTCGGCGCCTCTTCACTTCCGTTCACGTTCGCCGGGTGGGATGCGGTTCGCGATCAGTTCTCCCTGTCGCGCGATGTCATCCACATGGCCTGCTTTTTTCTGGCCTCGCACCCCAGGCCGGTGCGCGAGGCGATCGAGGCGCACCGGCGCGGGCTCGACGCGAACCCGATCGGCTATTGGCTGGAAAACGAGGAGCGCTGCGAAGGGGACGTGCTGCGGGCCGCAGCGGACTACTTGGGCGTCAATGCGACCGATATCGCGCTGACGGACAGCACCACCATGGGATTAGGGCTGCTCTACGGCGGTCTGACTCTGCGGCCCGGCCAGGAGGTGCTCACCACCGTCCACGACCATTACTCCACGGAAATGTCCCTGCGACTGCGGGCCCGGCGCACCGGCGCATCGGTCCGGCAGATTCCGCTGTACCGGAAGCTCAGCGAGGTTACCAAGGACGAGATCGTGGACGCGCTCATTCGGGCCGTGCGCCCGGAAACGAGGGTCGTGGCGGTCACGTGGGTCCATTCGAGCACCGGCCTCAAACTGCCCATCCGGAATATGGCCGACGCCCTGGCCCGGCTCAATGCCGAGCGGGCGGAACGGGATCGTGTTCTGTTGTGCGTGGACGGCGTCCACGGGCTCGGCGTCGAAGACGTTCGCCTCGATGGCTTGGGCTGCGATTTTTTCATCGCCGGCACGCACAAATGGCTGTTCGGTCCTCGGGGCACCGGCCTAGTCTGGGGCCATCCCCGTGCCTGGCCAGCCGCCAACGCGATCATCCCGACGTTCAACTTCGATGCGTACCGCATCTGGATGAAGGATATCCCTCCGCGGGAGATCCCGTACGGCGCGATGATGACCCCGGGCGGGTTCCACTCGTTCGAGCATCGGTGGGCGCTCAACGAGGCGTTTCGTTTTCATCAGGCGATCGGCAAGGCACGGGTCGCGGAACGAATTCACGCGCTCAACGATCAACTCAAGGACGGCTTATCGACGATGCGGCATGTGACGCTTCACACACCGCGTTCGCGCGACCTGTCGGCGGGGATCGTCTGTTTCGAGATCGCCGGCTGGAAGCCGTCACAGGCTGTGGAGCGGCTCCGGCAACGGAAGATCATGGCCAGTGTGACGCCTTATGCCACGCAGTACGTGCGTCTCGCTCCGAGCCTGCTCACGTCATCGGAAGAGGTCGAGCGGACGCTCCAAGAAATTCGGAGATTCGGTGGGTAGCGGCCTGCGCACCAAGACCGCGCCGACGGCGTTCCTGCTGCTGGGCTTCATTCTCTCGGCCGTGGCTTCGCTTGGCTACGCGGCTCCTCCCACATCGGCTCGAGAGGCGGCGGGGCTCCGGGAGCCTGCGGTTGAAGATTTGCGGATCGGGCAATTCTATCGAGGCGGGACCCGCGTCCGGTCTCCTTTCGCGGGCGTCTCGTTCGTCGTTCCACCGGAATGGCGGGCCGCCCTGCCGGCCGGAGCCTCGGTCTTCCTGGACTCCGGCACCAAGGCGGGCTTAGGCATCGTCCATATCTTGAGCGAGGTCACCCGGGACGAATTGATCGCCCGCCTGGATGAACCCCAAACGTTCGACGTCGGGCTGGTCCTGCATCCGGTCGGATCGGTGAAAACGGACGGTCACCGTCTGACGGCAGTCTATGCCGGCGGCGACTACATCGGGCGCGCCGTCGCTATGCTCGGACCGGCCCGCAATGCGATCGTGTACCAGATGGCCGGTCCGAAAGAGGAGGCGCGCTACTTCGAGAACCTGCTCGACGAAGTGGCCGCTTCGACGGAGTTCATCAGCGAGGAGACGGCCCAGGCGCTGAAAGAATGGTACGCACGTCTCTCCGGCATGATGCTGACGCGGAAGCTCCACGCCGCGGGCGCCGACGCCTATGCGGCGCAGACCTGGCACCTCTGCCAGGACGGCCGCTACTACGTTCGGTTTTTGCGCGGGCGCCCGCGGGACCCGGGCGCTCCCGACCCGGGCGAAGGAGGCGAGCAGGATACCGGCACCTGGCGCATCGACATGCAGGACTCACAGGCCGCATTAGTCCTCGCGGCGACTAACGATCTGCCGAGGCGCTATCCGATCCAGTTCGATGGAGCGCACGCGAGGTTGAACGGCGAGCCGGTCACCCGCGAACGCAGCAACGAATGTCCCTGACGCCGGCTGGCTTCGGGGCGCTGGACAAGCGAAGCCTCAATCTGATTTGGCGGCGGTCTTCTCGACCTTGAGGCACTCTCCTTCGCGTACGGGGCCTTTGCTTTCGATCACTTTCCCTTCCAGCTTCGCCAGTCGCTTGTAATCCTTCTCCGGAAGGACCACCCGGTATTTAAATGAAAGCGACCCGTTGCGTGCGGCGACAAATCCATAGTCGTTCCGGTCGAAGGCTGGGGAAAGGCCCAGCATCGGGATCGACGCCTTGTCTCCGAGCATATAGATTTGGCCGACCGTGGTGATGGGTATTCGCCACGGATCACCTGTGGAACAGACATAGGACTCCCCGTTCTCCAGCTTCAGTTCGGCCCTGAAGGCAAGGGATGCGACCCGGCGCTGGAAATATTCGAGAATTTTCGGATCGTTGCTGATCCGCACGGCGTGCGCCTGCAACGACACCAACCCGACGTCGAGTTCCAGCGTCGCATCCATGCTTTGCCCGCCTAACTGGCGGGCCGCCGCGTCCAAGGCTTCGCGCGCCGCCGGCGAGGTGTTCAGCGTCACGTCGATCGTCAGACGGTATTCACCGGACGCCAGGAGCTCCGCTCGCTTCTTGGCTTCGTCCAGTGGGGTCAGCGTGACGACGAATCCTTGGTTGAGAATCTTTTCGAACAGGCGGTCCACGACCACCTGCTGATTCTCTTGGGTGTTTGCCGGGGCGGCCAGGATCGGGGATGTGCCTCCCGGCGATAGGACGGAGCAGAGGACGCTTGCGAGCACGAGCAGCGGTCCGAAAGCGTGTATGGTGGACATGGGTGGGTCCCTCGCTTGTCAGGTTACAGAAAGACGCCCCTCTCCGGGGGCATGCGGCGCAGGCATGGTCTCGACTCTGCGACGGTGTTGGCGGCCGCTACGCAGGACAAGGTTCACCGAAGACTTCCCGATACACGCCCTTCCAAAACTCGTCCCACGCCGCGACGGTCGATCGGGCCCCGGCGGCGACGCGGGCGATGGCCTCCGGAGTCGTCGCGGTTTTGCGCACGGCGGCCAGGAGCCAATCGCTGTGGTTCTGCTCTTCCGTCACGTGCAGCTCGAAGAACGCGAGGTCTTGGGCCGTGAACTCCGGATATCGTTTCAGACCCGGGTAGAAGTAGCGAAACTCCGACGCGGCCGTTGTTTCCACCGCCAACTCAGACCCCAGGGCGGCCAGATAATCCGACCCTGCGAACAGGCCATCGAGGAGTCGGAGATAGGCCGCCACTTCAGAAGCCGGTTCCGTGGCGCGGAGGTCGGATGGGAGCATGCCCAGCGCCTCGCCGAGCCGTTCGAGTTGCCGCACGTGTGCGCGCTCGGTCGAGCCGGAGCCCAGTTCGGAGTACAGCGTCTTGACCAGCTCCACCCGCATCTCGAGTTCATCGATCGGCGTGGCACACAGCAGCCCTTCCAGCACTTTGACGAACCGTTTGCAGAAGTAGTGGTATTGGCGGAACCAACGCCGCAGTTGCTCGCGGCTCAGACGCTCGTCCCTGAACCGCCGGAAAAACGGGTGGTCGTTTACCGGATGGTGAACCAGTTCCGCCATCAATCCGTCAACGGACCAGTGGGACGTCTGCACGGCAGGCATGACCGGTCTCTCGCTCCCGGGTGAGTCGTCTGCAATTTGACCATGCCGGGCGGGGTATAGGCAAGCCCGTGTTGGTCTGGGACAGACCACACCGATCCGCGGCTCGGCGGTCACTGGATTCGGGCAGGATTGAACACTGAGTTTATGCCGCCGGCTTTGGCGCGCACCTGAGAGATGAGGGCTCGGGCTTCCGGGAGAAAGTCCGCGCGCTGGTGGGCTTGGGCCAATTCGAGCGCCTGCAAAGCCAGGGTCATCGCCTCATCGTGACGGCCCCGGGCGCAGTAACTTTTGGCCAGGCTCAGGCGCGCATTCACCGCTCGGGGCTCTCGCTGAATGACTTGGCGGAGCAGGTCCTCGCCCTTCTCGACATTTCCCCCGAACAGGGCCGGAAGCCTGACGAGGAAGGTGCCTTTGGCGGAGAGGGCGTCGAGATGATTCGGGGCGAGTTCCAGGGTGCGATCCAGTTCTTTCATCACGCGCCGGAACCCGAAGACCGACGTGATCCGCTCGCCGTCGATGCGAACCTGTTCGCCGAGGCTGCAGAAGAGGGCAAAATGCGCGTCGGCGTGTCGCTCGTCGAGCGCCACCGCTCGCTCGGCCAGGGCCTGACCTCGAACGAAATGGGCGAGGCGCTTGTCCCGCTCCCGGGCCAGACGACCGAGTTCGCATTCGCGCTGAGCTTGGACCGTCAACTCGGTCGCGGATTCCATTGCGGAGGCAACGGCAGGCAACAAGGCGGCAAGGGCAAACGCGAGCACCGGCGGCGGAATCATTGGCATGGTGGGTCGCCTCTCCCTTTTTTCTTTCCTCGCGACAAGACGGGCTCGCTGCAGTACCGCAAAGAGGATGCCATGAACACCCCGTTTTGCCGTGTCCAGAAAACCGAAGGTACACTGCGGGTTGGGTTCCGTCGGCGCCTGTCCTGGTCAGCGCCGACTGTGGGCGGGATGAGACAGTTGAGTCCGGCCGTGTGTCGAAACGTTACAGTCCGGTCGTCCCAACGGGCAGGAATCCGTCCGCAGACGACCCGACACGATCGGCCTGCGGCTTTCGCGCTTCGCTCAACGTTGCTCCAAGAATTGTTGCAACTGCCGAAGCAGGTCTCTGGCTTGCTCCCTGGATTCCCCGGGTCCCGTTTGAAACCTGGCTGACGGGTCGGCGCTCGGTTGCAGGGAAGCCGGTTCGTTTTCCACGACGATGCCGATTTTCCCTTCCTTGTCCCGCTCCCGTTGGCGCTCCAGCTCACGGGCAATCCTGAGCCTGGTGAGTTCTTCCTGCAACTCGCTCCAGTTCTTGGTCATCCCATCGAGTTTCTCGACCGCGGCGCCGAGTTTGCCCACCCATTCGTCCATTTCTTTCTTGCGCTCCGTGTGCATCTTTTCGATAGCCTGCACCTTGAGCCGTTGCTGGTGGAGTTCCCGTTGCGCGGTTTCCGCCTCTCTTTTGACGGCTTCGTAGGTGCCGCTGCTCACGCACCCCGCGCCGACCACGATCGCCAGCCCGACTACCGCCATTGCCGCGCTCTCGTACCGTCCACGCGCTGTTCCGTTCATGGCTCGCCCTCCATACCAAGCTTCGCTCGGTCCGCTCGCTCTTTACCGCTTTATCGTAACTGAGCGAGCGGATAGAGTCTTCAACCCACAAGTGTTTCCCGGGAATTGTCTTACGAAAAGTGGACAGCCGCCAAAGCCCCGGTATCTTCGCTCTGCCACGGTCTTTATTTACCATCCGCACGGGAAGCGTTTCCACGGGCGGCGCCGGCCCGGACTTCGAGCGCCGTCTTCAATTCACCGAACAGCGCGAGCATCTGCCGGTGGGAGTAATGGGCGTTGCGTCCGCTCGGATTGGGCAGGACGAAGACCTTGGCGCCGGCCAGATGATCCGGCTGCCAGCCGACCCGCGGGCGATTCCTCCGGGCTTGCTCCGCGCGGCGGGCGCCTGATTGATCCGGGAACAAGACCCTGGAGAGCGTGACGCCGAGGAGCGCCACCACCGGGGGACGGTATCGTCGAATCTTCGCCAACAGGGTCTTGCGTCCGGCGACGTATTCGAGCGGTCTCAGCGCGTCGATGCCGCGACTGGGTCTGGCGATGAGATTGGTCAAGCCGAAGCCCCAATCCGGCAGCCGACCGTCGTCCTCGTAGGTCACCGGCTCCGGCACGAGCCGCGATTCGTAGAGCAATTTCCAGAAACGGTTGGAATGGCCGGCGAAGTGGTGGCCTACGGCAGCCGATCGCGCCCCTGGATTGATGCCGACGAACAGGACGCGGACCCCAGGTCTGATATGGTCCGGCAGCGTGTTCGATCTTCGCGTCACCATGACGCCCGCAAGTTCCGTTGCTCCGCGATGAGCCGGCGGCCGATTCGCAGAATGAGCGCGGCTAGGTCGAACCCGGGCGGTTAAGCCTGGGCTCATCGAACAGGCAGCTCGTCCTGCCATTGTGTCTGGTTCGCCCGTTCGGCCAGGAGATCGGCTTGCCGTGTCGGTTCCGGTACCCGATAGCCTTTGCCGCAGGCCAAGGTGAATCGAACGGCCTGCTCCAGATCGATGTTGTGCCCCACGGAGACGAACACCGGCCGAACACGGTCTTTGGTCCGGACCGCCGCGCCGATGACTCGGCCGGCCTTGTCGTGCAGATAGGAGAAGGAGGACCGGGATGGCTTCGGCTCGACATATGAGCCGAACAGCAGCGACTTCGCGCAGCCGATCACCGGCTTCTCCAACAACAAGCCGATATGGCATGCGATGCCCAGTCCGCGCGGGTGGGCCATCCCTTGACCGTCGATGAAGATCAAGTCCGGCTCATACGCGAGCCGCTCGAAAGCCCGGAGCAAGGCCGGGGCCTCGCGGAACGACAAGAGTCCGGGAACATAGGGAAACGAAACCCGATCCTGCAGGGTCACCGTTTCCACCGGCTCCAAGTCGGGAAAGGAGAGCACAACGACCGCGACAGACATGGAATCGGACCGCTTGTCGTACGCGACATCCGCGCCGGCGACAGCGGAAGGTCTCAACACCCCGCCCGTGGTCTTGACCTGTCGGCGGAGTTGGACCTGGACTTGTATGGCTTCCTTGGGTGTGATATCCCACCGATGAAGGGTCTTGACCTGCATGGCTTCGCCCTCACTGAGGGACCAAGGTGATATGCCGAGAGTGTAGCCTCGCCTGAGCCATTTTGCTACAGGCCGTATGGTAGAGCAGACAGGGTCTTCGCGGACCGCTCTCCCAACAACATGAGATACTAAGGGTTCTCTACTCGTGCAGGCCAGGCACTGGATTTGCTCATTTCCCGATCGGGTCCGTTGTGAAGAGCTTCCGGAGAACGGGCCTGGGCATTCGTAGAACGGATTCATGCGACGAGCCATCGAAGGCTTGTAAGCAGCGCGGCGGCTGTGCCACGCCGCGCAGAGGTCCCATCTTCCTCCTGGATGGGACCTCCCCCTTCAGCATACAAACGTCCACGCCGGACGCGCGGATGCTCGGGAAGAGGACAGGTCGCTTTTCTCGCTTCTCCTTGCGCGGTTGATGCCAGTCTCAAGCCCGAATACCCGCAAGGCAAGAGATGAAAACCGGCCTGTCCTCCCTTTTTTGCACCTCCAGAAGCCTGCCTGCTTCATCGACCTTTCGTCTGGCGAAGAGGGCGTGAGGCAATTTAGTCTTCTCCACACCATTCCGCCACAGTCGGAAGCAGTCGTTCCTTCAGTCCTCTGGGCGTCGCGCGTCGAACTCATTGAGCTCCAACGATTTCCTTGCCGGCTGTCGCACGGCACCGGCTTTGCTCACGCCAGGAGCGCCTTCCGGAAGGCATAGTTCAGAGACCGAAAGGAGGTGAGGTCGAATGAAGCGCTTCCTGATGAGTTTCCTGGCGGTCGCGATCCTGGTGGCCTTTACGGCTCCGTCGTTTGCGGGCGAAGAAAAGAAGGAAGAGAAGAAGAAAGGCGGCAAGCTCATCGAGCAGATCTACGCCGACGACATGAAGAAGGGCGAGAAGAAGGACGAGAAGAAGGGCAAGTAATTGAACGTGTGAGGCGAGGCTGGTTCGCTCGAGGGGTCTTCGCGCTGCGGAGAACTTCTCGAGCGACCGGCTCACATTCCCGCCGAATCGAGAAACACCGTCTGCAGCCCGACGATCGTTTTCCCGTCCCGAATCGTTCCATCCCGAATCTTCGCGATCGCCTGCGCGAGCGGCATCTCCACCACCTCCAGCACTTCGTCGCGGTCCAGTTGCTGTCTGCCGCAGGTGAGTCCCGTAGCTTTGTAGATGTGGATGACTTCATCCGCGAAGCCCGGGGCGGTCCAGATGCTCAGCAGCAGTTCGAGCGACGACGCGCGATAGCCGATCTCTTCTTCCAACTCGCGCGCGGCGCAGTCGCGCGGGTCCTCGGCTGGATGCAGCTTACCGGCGGGAATCTCGTAAACAAATCCTCCGGCCGCATGCCGGAACTGGCGGATGAGCACCACCGTCCCGTCCTCTTTCAGCGGGACGACCGCGGCGGCGCCGGGATGGCGGATGATCTCCAAGTCCACCGTCACGCCGTTGGGCAGTCGCACGGTTTCGATATTCAAGGTCACAACACGACCCATATAAACCGTGTTCTTCATCAAACAGCACTTGCCTGTTACCGGAAGCACTTGAGGAGCGTCCGCTCTGCCTGCATGATGATCCAAGTGTTGTTATCGCGTTGCCTCTTGGTCAACTTCGTCCCAGTGCCATGCATAATCGTGGTCACGATTCAGTGACTCACACCTTCAATGAGGTCCTTGCGTCTCTTATCGGACAGACCTCTCCGAGAAGCAATGCGTTCGAGCCCTCGGTAAAGTTGGTTGATTGATTCGGACCGGTTCTTCATCTTGGCCCATCCCTTCCTCTGCTCACCCCTTACGCTTCACGCCTCACGAGTTTTGCGCTTGTAGAACGGCGGCCGGACGACCACGGCGGGCACGGCTTTGCCCCGGATGTCGATCAGGAAGGTCGAGCCGGGAGTCGCGTAGGTCGGCGGCACGTAGCCCAGTCCGATGCCCTTCTGCAGCAGGGGAGAAAAATTGCCGCTGGTGACCTCGCCGATCGGAGCGCCTCCGGACCGGCCGAGCATCTTGCAGCCATGCCTCGGCACCGCCTTTTCCAACAGCTCGAAGGCCACAAGCCGGCGTGTCGGTCCCTCGGCGTGTTGCTTCGCCAGTCTTGCCCGTCCCACAAAGTCGCCTTTATCGAGACTCACCACCCACTGGGCTCCCGCCTCGATCGGCGTCGTCTCCTCGTCGATATCATTTCCGTAAAGCAGATAGGCCATCTCCAGCCGCAGCAGATCTCGCGCACCCAGGCCCGCAGGCTTCAGACCTTCGGGACGTCCTGTCTCCAACAGTTCGTTCCAGACCCGGGCGGCGGCATGAGCCGGCATATGCAACTCGTACCCCAGCTCTCCCGTGTAGCCGGTCCTGGTGATCAGGCAGGATATCCCGTTCAAGACGGCGTCCAGACACTGCCGGGGGTTGAGATTCGCCACACCCGCGGCTCCCAGCTTCTCCAAAATGGTCCGTGAAGCCGGTCCCTGGATGGCGAGTTGAGCCAGTTCGCTGGATTGATCCCGCACCGTACACTGTGACGCAGGCGTCAGATGGTCGCGCAACCAGGCCGCGATTTTTTCCCGATTGGACGCGTTCACGCAAAGCAGGAACTCGTCCTCTTTCAACCGGTACACGAAAATGTCGTCTTTGATTCCGCCCTCCGGATTGCAGACCATCGAATAGTGAGCGTGCCCGACCGGCAGCCGGGTCATGTCGTTCGTGGTCATCCGCTGAAGGAAGGCGAGTGAACCGGCCCCCGAGACCTGGAGCCGCCCCATGTGGCTGACGTCGAACAGGCCGGCTCTGCTGCGGACCGAGTGGTATTCGTCCACCACGCCGGTGTACTGGATCGGCATTTCCCAGCCGGCGAACTCCACGAGCTTCCCGCCGCAGGCCCGATGCGCGTCATAGAGCGGAGTGCGATTCATGCTTCGATCCGTGCTCACCACCGGACGGAGGAACCTGCGACATCATCGACGTCGGCTAGCGCAGTCCCAACTGTTCCACTTCGAACGTCAGGGTCGCGTTCGGCGGGATGACGTGGCCGGCCCCGCATGCGCCGTAGCCCAGGTCCGGGGGGACGATCAGTTTGCGCTTGCCGCCCACCTTCATGCCTTGCACTCCTTCATCCCATCCCTTGATCACACGCCCCGCGCCGACGCGGAACGAAAAGGGCTCGTTGCGGTCGCGCGAGCTGTCGAATTGTTTCCCGTTTTCCAGCCACCCGGTGTAATGCACCGTCGCGGTATCGCCGAGTTCCGCCGGGCGGCCGGTGCCGACGACCAGATCCACGTACTTCAGGCCGGATTCGGTTGTGACTTCTTCCCCGACCTCCTCGGCTCCGGCGGCCGGCGTCGGGACGAGCGTCAGCAACAGAATGAGCAGAGATCCGAACGCGCTCACGGTTTCTCTCCCTGTGGGCGGGACGACAGGCAGGACAGGGGGAGCGGCATGGTCACGAATCAGGCTCGGAAAACAGCGCGACGCTAGCCGTGTAGCCGTGCAGGAAGTTGCGGCCGCCGACCGGTCCGATCTCCCCCTGAGCGAAGAACCCGGCGATCGGGATGTCCCCCAGCCGTTCGCGCAACACGGAGACATCGTGGTGCGGCCGGCCGAACAGCCCTTCTCCCCGCCCGCAGCAACTGAAGAGCAACGCCCCCAGCGGGGCTTTCCGACGCTGCGTCCGATAGGCGGCCAGCAAGAGATGGAGGTCTTCATGCGCCGACTTGGCGTCCCGCAGATGGAACTGGACGGTTTGGCCCTCCTGAACGATATCGCCGACGGCGACGGCTCCCGTGCTCTGATCCGCGCCGATGAGATTCCGAACGAGAAAGTCCCCGCGCTCGAAGCGATTCCTGTGTTCGTCGATCACGATGCCCAGGTGCAGCGCCCGTTGCGCGATCCGGCGCTCCTCGCCGGAGATCGACTCGAACAGCGCTTGCAGGCGCTCCAGCGCGGGAGCACCGCCCAGTTCGTGGATGACGTTGTGTTCCGCCTTGGTGACCACGTACCGGTCGCCGATCGGACGGCATCCCTGCGAAATCACCGTCCCGATGGACACGGGTCCGGAGAGGGCGACGCCCACAAGCCCGCTGTCATACACCTCGTCGTCGAGGACCATCCGATTCTCTCCGACGTCGTGTCCGCCCCCCGCCAGGCCGCCGATAGCGACCGCCCCCGGATACCGCTCCTCCAGCATGGCCAACACCTCTTTCATCGGAATCGAGAAGGGATCGGCCAGGAGCATGAACACCGGGCCGGCGCCGATCGCCCGAGCGTCCGGCCATCCACCGACCGAGAAGCGGTCGAGTTCCCGGGAGAAGGACAGCCGCAGGGGATTCACGCGGACGCCTGGGAGGCGGGCAGCCCACAGCGTCACCGCCGGGTCGGTTTCAATCTCCTCTCCGCCCGCGATCACTCCTTCCCCCGAGCATCCGAGCAACACACGCGGCCCCGCTTCTTTGCGCACCGCCGCGCCCAGCGACTCGGCCCGCGCCGAGTAGTGGTTGGAGAAAAACAGCAACGCCAGATCGATCGGGTCTTCGCCGATTTGCCGGCGCACCGCCTGCGCGACAGCCCGGCCGGCGGCCGCAGCGTCGGTCAGGCGGGACAGGGCGGAGGCGAACCGGAGTGTCGAAGTCGTGGTCGGGATCATCGTGCCGATGCGGGCCGGCTAGACGTCGGGATTGACGCGGTCTCCCCGCTCTTTCATGAGCTTCTTGTAGTACCGCCACATGTAGGAATAGTAGTCATCGAGTTGCGCCAGCAGATAGTGGAGCTCGGTCGGGTCTTCAGTTTCCAGGGCGCGGATCATCCTGGTCTTGAGGAATTCGGCGAAGCCCTCCGTTTTCTCCAGGGCCGTCAACAGCCTGAGCCCTCCGCCGATCTGATAGTCGCCCATACGATT
Coding sequences within:
- a CDS encoding FIST N-terminal domain-containing protein produces the protein MIPTTTSTLRFASALSRLTDAAAAGRAVAQAVRRQIGEDPIDLALLFFSNHYSARAESLGAAVRKEAGPRVLLGCSGEGVIAGGEEIETDPAVTLWAARLPGVRVNPLRLSFSRELDRFSVGGWPDARAIGAGPVFMLLADPFSIPMKEVLAMLEERYPGAVAIGGLAGGGHDVGENRMVLDDEVYDSGLVGVALSGPVSIGTVISQGCRPIGDRYVVTKAEHNVIHELGGAPALERLQALFESISGEERRIAQRALHLGIVIDEHRNRFERGDFLVRNLIGADQSTGAVAVGDIVQEGQTVQFHLRDAKSAHEDLHLLLAAYRTQRRKAPLGALLFSCCGRGEGLFGRPHHDVSVLRERLGDIPIAGFFAQGEIGPVGGRNFLHGYTASVALFSEPDS